From the genome of Gemmatimonadota bacterium:
CCGTCTGGTTCGGCCAGGGAAAGGCCTATTTCGGGCGCCAGTGGTTGAATTCCTCTGCCAATCTCCAGTTCGTGGACCGCACGATCGTACACAGTCGCTTTAATGCGGACCGCCAGCAGGGCGTCGCTCTCCTCGGGCGGGCCGCCGAGAACCGAGTCGAGGTGAACCTGGGTCTTTACAACGGTGAAGGAATCGGACGGTCCGTAAACTCGGACAACCGCTTCATGACCGTGGGACGAATCGTGTTCACGCCGTGGGGTTCTTACTCACCCGTGGAGAGCGCGCACGACTACCCCGAGGACCCACGCCTCGCCATTGGCGTCGCCGGGCTGCGAAACACCACCGGCGGGGAGGAGGAAGAAGAGGTCCAGATCACCCGGTTCAATACGGAGATCGCCTTCAAGCTGCGAGGTTTCAGCGCCACGGCCGAAGTCTTCGGGGAGTGGGTGGATCCCGTGGGAGGGGTGGAGGAGACCGCGAGCGGGTGGTACGTCCAGGGCGGGATCCTCTTCCCGGGCCTCCACCACGAGGTGGCGGCGCGCGTGGCGGGAGTCCAACCCGACGCCCCGAACGCCGACCGGACCGAGCTCGGGCTCGCTTACAGCTATTACATCCGCGCCCACAACGCCAAGATCCAGGCCGACATCCGGAACATCCACGAAGACGGGACCGATTTGGACACTCGTGAGCTCCGCGTTCAGTTTCAGCTCGCCCTGTAAGCGGCCCCGTTGAACGGGAAATCCGATCGTTACGAGAGGAAGATGCGTTCGTTACCTGAACCTGATCGAACCCACCAACTTTAGATGCACTTTAGAGAGCTTGAAACCACGGGAGAGGGTCAATGAACCGAGCGAACGGACGTATCATGCGGTCCCTGTTAGGCGTGGTTTTCCTCTTGGGAGTCGCGGGGTGTGGAGGCGGGAGCGGCACGGAGGGACGAGCGCCGACGCTCACGGGCGCGGGTGCCACCTTCCCGATGCCCCTCATCACCCTCTGGAGCAGCGAATACGAGACGGCCACGGGCGGCCGGGTGAACTACAATTCGATCGGCTCCGGCGGCGGGATCCGCGCGCACACCGACAAGACGGTGGACTTCGGTGCCTCCGAGGCACCGCTCACGGCGGAGCAGTTCGCGACGGCGGCCGGCACGTTGACGCTCCCCTTCACGATCGGGACCGTGACCGTCGCCTACAACCTTCCCGGAAACCCTGAGCTCCGGCTCACCCCGGACGTTCTGGCTGACATCTATCTCGGCCGAGTCACGCGGTGGAACGACCCGCGGCTCCTCGAGGTCAACCCGGGCGCCACTCTCCCCGACGAAGCCATCGTGGTCGTGCACCGATCCGACGGCTCCGGGACGACCTACGTCTTCACGGATTACCTGAGCAAGGTGAGCCCCGCCTGGAGCGAATCGGTGGGATTCGCGACCTCGGTCGCCTGGCCTCTCGGAATTGGAGGAAATGGGAACGAGGGTGTGGCGGGCGCGATCCAGAACAACCCTCACTCGCTCGGCTACATCGAGCTCTCCTACGCGAGCAGCCTCGGCCTCCCGACCGCCGCGATCCGCAATCAGGCGGGGAACTTCATCAAGCCCTCGCTCGAAGCCGGAACCGCCGCCGCGGCCTCGGCGGTAAACATCCTTCCCGCCGGCCATGAGGCCTGGAGCGAGGTGTCTTTCACGGATGCGGTGGGGCCCGATTCCTATCCGATTTCCTCCTTTTCATACTTCCTGGTCTACGAGGACCTCGGGGTCATGGGAAACCAGATGACTCCGGCGCGAGCCGAGGCGATCGTCCGCTGGCTGGAGTGGGCGGTGACCGAGGGACAGGCGTACAATAATGACGTGAACAACGCCACTCTCCCCGAAAACGTACGGGCGCTCAATCTCGAGACGCTCGACCGGATCCACCTGAATGGCGAACGCGTGAGAAGCTGGTGACGGAAGCGGGAGGCGGAGGGTTCCGCAGGCATTGGTTCCGTTATGTGACGGGTGCCCTCGCGGCGCTCGTCGTTCTCGTGACGATCCTCATCGTTTTCCGACTCGTGCTGGATTCGCGTCCCACCTGGAGCGAGTGGGGACTTGCCTTCGTCACGCGAACGGAGTGGGATCCGGTCCGGGGGGACTTCGGAGCGCTTCCCTTCATCGTGGGCACGCTTCTCACGAGCCTGATGGCGCTGGTCATTGCACTCCCGATCAGCCTCGGCATCGCGATCCTCCTGTCCGAATACGCGCCGCGGCAGCTCCGCGACCCGCTGATCTTCGTGGTCGAGCTCCTCGCGGCGGTCCCGTCCGTCGTTTTCGGCCTCTGGGGGATCTTCGTCCTAGCCCCCCTCGTCCAGCAGCATGTCGTGCCCCTCATCGCCTCGAGCCCACTCGGCTTCTTCCCCTTCTTCGGGGAACCCGGCCCGGGCTACAACCTGTTCACCGCCAGCCTGATCCTCGCGATCATGATCATCCCGATCATCGCCTCCCTCAGCCGCGAGGTCCTGATGGCCGTCCCCCGCGAGCAAAAGGAGGGCGCTCTCGCCCTCGGCGCGACCCGGTGGGAAGCGGTGCGCCACGTGGTCCTCGCCTATGGGCGACCGGGGATCTTCAGCGCCGCCGTGCTCGGGCTCGGGCGTGCGCTGGGCGAGACGATGGCCACGACGATGACGATCGGGAACAGTCTCGGATTGACCTTCGACTACTTCCAGCCCGGGAACTCGATGACGGCCATCATCGCGAACGAGCTCCGCGAAGCCGCATCGCGCCTGCACGTGAGCTCGCTCGTCGCGATCGGCCTCATCCTCTTCGCCGTCTCGTTCCTCTTGAACACGATGGGACGGTTGATCCTCATGCGGGTTCAGGCGAGAGGCGTATGAGCTCGCACCCCATTGCCGCGGCCGAGTCCATGCCGACGCGCCTGCGGCTCCGACTCCTTCGGGACCACATCCTCGTCGCCCTCTGTATCGCGGCCCTCCTCTGCGCCGTGGTCCCTCTCGTGTGGGTCCTCTGGGAAGTCATCGCTGTCGGCGCCGCGCATATCTCGTTCGAATTCCTGACGGCCCTTCCCGCTCCCCCGACGGTCGGAGGCGGGGGCTGGGGCAACGCGATTGTGGGATCGGTCGTCGTCGTGGGGATGGCCATGCTGATTGGCGTCCCCGTGGGAGTCGGGACCGGGATTTACATGAGCGAGTTCGGAAACAACGCCCTCGGAAGAAGTGCGCGTTTCCTTTCCGAAGTGATGGCGGGGATTCCCTCAATCATCGCCGGCATTGTCGCATACGGTCTCATCGTGGTGACCATGGGACGGTTCAGCGCCATGTCGGGCGGTGTCGCGCTCGCGGTCCTCTTTATCCCGGTGGTCGCGATCACGACGCAGGAAGCGCTCCGGCTCGTCCCGGTGGACCAGCGCGAAGCCTCCTTCGCCCTCGGGGTCGCCGACGCCCCGACGACGCTTCGCGTCGTTCTCCCGGCCGCGATGGGAAATGTCCTGACCGGGATCATGCTCGCGACCGCGCGGATCGCCGGCGAAACGGCCCCCCTCCTCTTTACGGCATTCAACAGCCGCTACTGGATGGAAGGGCTCGACCAGCCGACGGCCACGATGCCGGTGAACATCTATTCGTATGCGATCAGCCCGTTCGAGCACTGGCACGAGCAGGCCTGGGCCGGCGCCCTCGTTCTTGTGGCGATGGTGTTGCTCACGAACGTGGTGGCCCGGACATTGTGGGCGCGCCGTGCCCGCTT
Proteins encoded in this window:
- a CDS encoding porin → MTRALRGSGVGLACALSVLGAATPAEALQEPEDPPFTMSPGARVQVRYTGTEPEGPEDGTNTFRVQRARLSLSGEAYERFSYGIQADLSGSGGTLLDAYIRLAATDALTVWFGQGKAYFGRQWLNSSANLQFVDRTIVHSRFNADRQQGVALLGRAAENRVEVNLGLYNGEGIGRSVNSDNRFMTVGRIVFTPWGSYSPVESAHDYPEDPRLAIGVAGLRNTTGGEEEEEVQITRFNTEIAFKLRGFSATAEVFGEWVDPVGGVEETASGWYVQGGILFPGLHHEVAARVAGVQPDAPNADRTELGLAYSYYIRAHNAKIQADIRNIHEDGTDLDTRELRVQFQLAL
- the pstS gene encoding phosphate ABC transporter substrate-binding protein PstS translates to MNRANGRIMRSLLGVVFLLGVAGCGGGSGTEGRAPTLTGAGATFPMPLITLWSSEYETATGGRVNYNSIGSGGGIRAHTDKTVDFGASEAPLTAEQFATAAGTLTLPFTIGTVTVAYNLPGNPELRLTPDVLADIYLGRVTRWNDPRLLEVNPGATLPDEAIVVVHRSDGSGTTYVFTDYLSKVSPAWSESVGFATSVAWPLGIGGNGNEGVAGAIQNNPHSLGYIELSYASSLGLPTAAIRNQAGNFIKPSLEAGTAAAASAVNILPAGHEAWSEVSFTDAVGPDSYPISSFSYFLVYEDLGVMGNQMTPARAEAIVRWLEWAVTEGQAYNNDVNNATLPENVRALNLETLDRIHLNGERVRSW
- the pstC gene encoding phosphate ABC transporter permease subunit PstC encodes the protein MTEAGGGGFRRHWFRYVTGALAALVVLVTILIVFRLVLDSRPTWSEWGLAFVTRTEWDPVRGDFGALPFIVGTLLTSLMALVIALPISLGIAILLSEYAPRQLRDPLIFVVELLAAVPSVVFGLWGIFVLAPLVQQHVVPLIASSPLGFFPFFGEPGPGYNLFTASLILAIMIIPIIASLSREVLMAVPREQKEGALALGATRWEAVRHVVLAYGRPGIFSAAVLGLGRALGETMATTMTIGNSLGLTFDYFQPGNSMTAIIANELREAASRLHVSSLVAIGLILFAVSFLLNTMGRLILMRVQARGV
- the pstA gene encoding phosphate ABC transporter permease PstA — protein: MSSHPIAAAESMPTRLRLRLLRDHILVALCIAALLCAVVPLVWVLWEVIAVGAAHISFEFLTALPAPPTVGGGGWGNAIVGSVVVVGMAMLIGVPVGVGTGIYMSEFGNNALGRSARFLSEVMAGIPSIIAGIVAYGLIVVTMGRFSAMSGGVALAVLFIPVVAITTQEALRLVPVDQREASFALGVADAPTTLRVVLPAAMGNVLTGIMLATARIAGETAPLLFTAFNSRYWMEGLDQPTATMPVNIYSYAISPFEHWHEQAWAGALVLVAMVLLTNVVARTLWARRARFIAGR